One segment of Megachile rotundata isolate GNS110a chromosome 4, iyMegRotu1, whole genome shotgun sequence DNA contains the following:
- the Arpc5 gene encoding actin-related protein 2/3 complex, subunit 5 yields the protein MSRNDGKKDSSASAFRKIDVDQYSDNNFKEEDADGGLGGPTGPDENEVLTLLSQGKNAEALISVLKSAPLGCKNQQVKDSARNLTLKVLLSIKTNQMDDCLAQLDRDLVDVLMKYIYRGFEIPTEGSSSHLLIWHEKVYNISGVGSIVRAFSDSKRA from the exons ATGTCAAGAAACGATGGTAAAAAGGACTCGTCAGCATCTGCGTTTCGAAAAATTGACGTCGATCAGTATAGCGATAATAATTTCAAAGAGGAAGACGCTGACGGAGGATTGGGTGGACCTACCGGTCCGGACGAAAATGAAGTTTTGACACTTCTTAGCC AGGGTAAGAATGCTGAAGCTTTGATATCAGTATTAAAATCTGCACCACTTGGGTGTAAAAATCAACAAGTAAAG GATAGCGCACGGAATCTGACGTTAAAAGTTCTTCTAAGTATAAAAACTAATCAAATGGATGATTGTTTAGCACAATTGGACCGGGACTTAGTGgatgttttaatgaaatatatatatcgTGGATTTGAAATCCCAACAGAAGGTAGCAGTAGTCATTTATTAATCTGGCACGAAAAGGTATACAATATAAGTGGTGTTGGCAGTATTGTAAGAGCATTTTCAGATAGCAAACgtgcttg